Proteins encoded in a region of the Dendropsophus ebraccatus isolate aDenEbr1 chromosome 11, aDenEbr1.pat, whole genome shotgun sequence genome:
- the CENPV gene encoding centromere protein V has translation MGKQRQTATTKMVKGKKPAPKRGTERLTRTAAAVPEAARSSVQLPGIKKAKAKRANPVKTVRKQVEEDEERFSLLELGTQKERLVHFMEEQRLSPEDAVKLLLDSYEYKGLVKHSGGCHCGAVRFEVWASAELHVFDCNCSICVKKQNRHFIVPSSRFKLLKGADNLTTYTFNTKKAQHTFCKTCGVQSFYTPRSNPDGYGIAAHCLDEGTVHSIHMEQINGKEWEKAMKEHKTIRNMSKS, from the exons ATGGGCAAACAACGGCAGACGGCTACAACCAAGATGGTGAAGGGGAAGAAACCTGCGCCAAAACGCGGCACCGAGCGGCTCACCAGGACGGCGGCGGCGGTACCGGAGGCGGCCAGATCCTCGGTGCAGCTCCCGGGCATCAAAAAGGCCAAAGCCAAGAGGGCGAACCCGGTGAAGACGGTGAGGAAACAGGTGGAGGAGGACGAGGAGCGCTTCTCTCTGCTGGAGCTGGGGACACAGAAGGAGAGACTGGTCCACTTCATGGAGGAGCAAAGGCTCAGCCCCGAGGATGCCGTGAAACTTCTGCTGGACTCCTA TGAATACAAGGGGCTGGTGAAGCACAGCGGAGGATGTCACTGCGGAGCTGTCCGCTTTGAGGTTTGGGCGTCTGCCGAACTCCACGTCTTTGACTGCAA ctgcagcATTTGTGTAAAGAAGCAGAATCGCCATTTCATCGTCCCTTCGTCTCGATTCAAGCTGCTGAAG GGTGCAGACAATCTCACCACCTACACATTCAACACCAAGAAAGCGCAGCATACGTTTTGCAAGACCTGTGGGGTCCAGAGTTTTTATACACCTCGCTCCAACCCTGATGGCTATG GCATCGCGGCACACTGCCTGGATGAAGGGACGGTGCACAGCATCCACATGGAACAGATAAACGGGAAAGAATGGGAGAAGGCCATGAAAGAACATAAGACCATCCGCAACATGTCAAAGTCCTGA